The Candidatus Poribacteria bacterium genome contains the following window.
TTCACTTGCTCCGTCCGAGAACCGTTGGAAATCTCAATCCACTGTGGCAACGTACCGCCGCCAGCGACCATAATCTCACTGATGTAGATTTGACCGACCTGTGGCATCGAGACTGATGTATCAGCGGCTCTCGCTGCGGCTTCTGCTTTCGCCTTCGCGGCGGCGGCTTCTGCGGCGGTTTCGGCGGCGGTCACGAGACGTGCGGCACCCGGACTACCAACTCGAACACCCGCTTTCGTGAGATCAAAGT
Protein-coding sequences here:
- a CDS encoding lamin tail domain-containing protein — protein: FDLTKAGVRVGSPGAARLVTAAETAAEAAAAKAKAEAAARAADTSVSMPQVGQIYISEIMVAGGGTLPQWIEISNGSRTEQVNLSGWTITIDNAAADADVSVGASIELTIPEGTKIDPSGQNDTPSTVLVVTEAGRNNVDGSGQVLNIWTA